In Mycobacterium stomatepiae, the following are encoded in one genomic region:
- the treY gene encoding malto-oligosyltrehalose synthase, producing MAFPIRSTYRLQLRGSASGSAFTFADAENLLDYLDELGVSHLYLSPILTAVTGSSHGYDVTDPTTVSPELGGAEGLARLSAAARARGMGLIVDIVPNHVGVDQPRQNPWWWDVLRHGRSSDYATYFDIDWDLDERGRIVLPVLGSDDDVADLTVDGDLLRLGDLALPIAPGTGEGTGPEVHERQHYRLVGWRSGVVGYRRFFSITSLAGLRQEDRTVFEASHAEIARWFREGLVDGVRIDHPDGLADPSGYLAWLRELLGADAWIVIEKILAVDEALEPTLPIQGTTGYDALRELGGVFVDPAGAPALTALVESAGVDYQSTPRVLAGLKVQVATETLSSELARLRRAIVAAAGSDHALLPDAVAALLSHIDVYRTDYLGLAAVLPSALAKTQAAQPELGPALQVLAAALAHGGEPAARLQQLCGAVTAKAVEDCLFYRDARLISLNEVGGEPHRFGVGAAEFQHSAAIRARLWPQAMTTLTTHDTKRGEDVRARIGVLSQVPSLWTEFVTRWEIETPSPDAATGQFLWQNIFGAWPLDGKVTDQLRVRLHGYAEKAIREAALHTSWNDPDTAFEDSLHGWLDSVLDGPVAGQLTELVAQLNPHAASDALGQKLLALTVPGVPDIYQGTELWDDSLVDPDNRRAIDYATRRTALAELQHPKLRVVATALRLRRSRPDSFRRGDYVPVLASGEAGDHVVAFRRGDDILVAVTRWTVRLAETGWGNTVLPLPDGSWTDTLTGAMASGPTSTAELFANLPVVLLERNNG from the coding sequence ATGGCTTTTCCGATCCGCTCCACCTATCGGTTACAGTTGCGCGGATCCGCCAGTGGCAGCGCCTTCACCTTCGCCGACGCGGAGAATCTGCTGGACTATCTCGACGAGCTCGGGGTGTCGCACCTCTACCTGTCCCCGATCCTGACCGCGGTCACCGGGTCGAGTCACGGATACGACGTCACCGACCCGACCACAGTGTCGCCGGAGCTCGGTGGCGCCGAGGGGCTGGCGCGGCTGTCGGCGGCGGCGCGGGCACGCGGCATGGGGCTGATCGTCGACATCGTGCCCAACCACGTCGGAGTCGACCAGCCCCGGCAGAACCCGTGGTGGTGGGATGTGCTGCGGCACGGCCGATCATCGGACTACGCAACATATTTCGACATCGACTGGGACCTCGACGAGCGGGGCCGCATCGTGCTGCCGGTGCTGGGTTCCGACGACGACGTCGCCGATCTGACGGTCGACGGCGACCTGCTGCGGTTGGGCGATCTGGCGCTGCCGATCGCGCCCGGCACCGGCGAGGGCACCGGCCCCGAGGTGCACGAGCGCCAGCACTACCGGTTGGTGGGCTGGCGCAGCGGCGTCGTCGGCTATCGGCGTTTCTTCTCGATCACCTCGCTGGCCGGCCTGCGCCAGGAGGATCGCACGGTGTTCGAGGCCAGCCACGCGGAGATCGCGCGCTGGTTTCGCGAGGGATTGGTCGACGGTGTGCGCATCGACCACCCCGACGGATTGGCCGACCCCAGTGGGTATTTGGCGTGGCTGCGCGAGCTGCTCGGCGCGGACGCCTGGATTGTCATCGAGAAGATCTTGGCCGTCGACGAGGCGCTGGAGCCGACGCTGCCGATCCAGGGCACCACCGGCTACGACGCATTGCGGGAGCTGGGTGGGGTTTTCGTCGACCCGGCCGGAGCGCCGGCGCTGACCGCGCTGGTGGAATCCGCGGGTGTGGACTATCAGAGCACTCCGCGGGTGTTGGCTGGGTTGAAGGTTCAGGTGGCCACCGAGACACTCTCCAGCGAGCTGGCCCGGCTGCGGCGGGCGATCGTGGCGGCCGCCGGAAGCGATCACGCACTGCTGCCGGACGCGGTGGCCGCACTGCTCAGCCACATCGACGTCTACCGCACCGACTACCTCGGGCTGGCGGCCGTCCTGCCTAGTGCGCTCGCCAAAACCCAAGCTGCACAACCGGAACTGGGTCCGGCTTTGCAGGTGCTCGCCGCGGCGCTGGCACACGGCGGCGAGCCCGCCGCGCGCCTGCAACAACTGTGCGGCGCGGTGACCGCCAAGGCCGTCGAGGACTGCCTGTTCTACCGCGACGCCCGGCTGATCTCGCTCAACGAGGTCGGCGGCGAACCGCACCGGTTCGGTGTCGGCGCAGCGGAGTTTCAGCACAGCGCCGCCATCCGCGCCCGGCTGTGGCCCCAGGCGATGACCACGTTGACCACCCACGACACCAAGCGCGGCGAGGATGTGCGGGCCCGCATCGGGGTGCTGTCCCAGGTGCCCTCGCTGTGGACGGAGTTCGTCACCAGGTGGGAGATTGAGACACCCTCCCCCGACGCCGCGACCGGACAGTTCTTGTGGCAGAACATCTTCGGGGCATGGCCGCTGGACGGCAAGGTCACCGACCAGCTGCGCGTCCGGCTGCACGGATACGCCGAGAAAGCCATCCGAGAAGCGGCGCTGCACACCTCGTGGAACGACCCGGATACCGCGTTCGAGGACTCTTTACACGGGTGGTTGGACAGCGTCTTGGACGGGCCGGTGGCCGGACAGCTGACCGAGCTTGTCGCCCAGCTCAATCCGCATGCTGCCAGCGATGCGCTGGGCCAGAAGCTACTCGCGCTGACCGTGCCCGGCGTTCCGGACATCTATCAGGGCACCGAGCTCTGGGACGACAGCCTGGTCGATCCGGACAACCGCCGGGCGATCGACTATGCCACGCGCAGAACCGCTCTCGCGGAATTGCAGCACCCGAAGCTGCGCGTCGTCGCCACGGCGCTGCGGCTGCGGCGCTCGCGCCCGGACAGCTTCCGGCGCGGCGATTACGTGCCGGTGCTGGCCAGCGGCGAGGCCGGTGATCACGTCGTGGCATTCCGGCGTGGCGACGACATTCTGGTCGCGGTTACCCGCTGGACGGTGCGGCTGGCCGAAACAGGTTGGGGTAACACCGTATTGCCGTTGCCCGACGGCTCCTGGACCGACACACTCACCGGCGCGATGGCGAGCGGGCCGACGTCGACCGCCGAACTGTTCGCCAACCTCCCCGTCGTGCTACTGGAGCGAAACAATGGCTGA
- the treZ gene encoding malto-oligosyltrehalose trehalohydrolase, whose translation MAEFRVWAPKPTLVRLDVDGVVHPMTRSDDGWWHTVVDAPAGARYGYLLDDDPKVLPDPRSPRQPDGVHDRSQLWNPSDTWTDGEWAGRSVEGAVIYELHVGTFTAAGTFDAAIEKLDYLVDLGVDFVELMPVNSFAGTHGWGYDGVLWYSVHEPYGGPDGLVRLVDACHVRGLGVLIDAVFNHFGPSGNYLPRFGPYLSSGSNPWGEGVNIADADSDEVRRYIIGCALRWMRDFHADGLRLDAVHALVDTTAVHILEEMATETDWLSQEVGRPLSLVAESDLNDPRLITPRDHYGYGITAQWDDDIHHAIHTAVSGERQGYYADFGSLATLADTLRRGFFHAGTYSSFRRRRHGRPLDTKAIPAGRLLAYTCTHDQVGNRALGDRPSQHLTGGQLAIKAALALGSPYTAMLFMGEEWGASTPFQFFSSHPEPELAKATVEGRKAEFAGHGWDAHDIPDPQDPQTFQRSKLNWDEVDAGDHALLLGFYRDLIALRRKDPDLADPWLDHLTVDYDEELRWIMLSRGQLRIACNLGGEPVTVPVAGDVVLAWGEPSGSVDGTVLEGHSVAILRHR comes from the coding sequence ATGGCTGAATTCCGGGTGTGGGCTCCCAAACCCACACTGGTCCGCCTCGACGTCGACGGCGTGGTACACCCGATGACACGCTCGGATGACGGCTGGTGGCACACGGTGGTCGACGCGCCGGCGGGTGCCCGCTACGGCTACCTGCTCGACGACGACCCCAAGGTGCTGCCCGACCCGCGGTCGCCACGCCAACCCGACGGGGTGCACGACCGCTCCCAATTGTGGAATCCCAGCGACACCTGGACGGACGGCGAGTGGGCCGGCCGATCGGTCGAGGGTGCGGTGATCTACGAGCTGCACGTGGGCACCTTCACCGCCGCGGGAACCTTCGACGCTGCGATCGAAAAGCTGGACTACCTGGTCGATCTCGGGGTCGACTTCGTCGAGCTGATGCCGGTCAACTCCTTCGCCGGAACCCATGGCTGGGGATACGACGGCGTGCTGTGGTACAGCGTGCACGAACCCTACGGCGGACCCGACGGCCTGGTCCGGCTCGTCGACGCTTGCCACGTACGGGGTTTGGGTGTCCTGATCGACGCGGTGTTCAACCACTTCGGCCCGTCGGGGAATTACCTGCCACGGTTTGGCCCGTACCTGTCGTCGGGCAGCAACCCGTGGGGCGAGGGCGTCAACATCGCCGACGCCGACTCCGACGAGGTCCGCCGCTACATCATCGGTTGCGCGTTGCGCTGGATGCGCGACTTTCATGCCGACGGGCTGCGGCTGGACGCCGTCCATGCACTGGTGGACACCACGGCGGTTCACATTCTCGAGGAGATGGCGACCGAAACCGATTGGCTGTCACAAGAAGTGGGTCGGCCGCTGTCGCTGGTCGCCGAGAGCGACCTCAACGACCCGCGGCTGATCACCCCGCGCGATCACTACGGCTACGGGATCACCGCGCAGTGGGACGACGATATCCACCACGCCATCCACACGGCGGTGTCCGGCGAGCGCCAAGGCTACTACGCCGACTTCGGTTCGCTGGCTACACTGGCGGATACGCTGCGCCGCGGCTTCTTTCACGCCGGCACCTATTCGTCGTTCCGCCGGCGCCGGCACGGCCGACCGCTGGACACCAAGGCCATCCCGGCCGGGCGGCTGTTGGCCTACACCTGCACGCACGACCAGGTCGGCAACCGCGCGCTCGGCGACCGGCCGTCCCAGCACCTGACCGGCGGCCAGTTGGCGATCAAGGCGGCCCTGGCTCTCGGATCACCCTACACGGCAATGCTTTTCATGGGTGAGGAATGGGGGGCGTCGACGCCGTTCCAGTTCTTCAGCTCGCATCCCGAACCGGAGCTCGCCAAGGCCACCGTCGAAGGGCGTAAGGCCGAATTCGCCGGGCACGGATGGGACGCCCACGACATCCCCGACCCGCAGGATCCGCAGACGTTCCAGCGATCCAAGCTGAACTGGGATGAGGTCGACGCCGGGGACCATGCGCTGCTGCTGGGTTTTTATCGGGACCTGATCGCCTTACGGCGCAAAGACCCCGACCTGGCCGACCCGTGGCTCGACCACCTGACTGTCGACTACGACGAGGAACTGCGCTGGATCATGCTGTCACGCGGGCAATTACGGATTGCGTGCAACCTCGGCGGCGAGCCGGTGACCGTGCCGGTCGCGGGCGATGTCGTGCTCGCCTGGGGTGAGCCCAGCGGGAGCGTCGACGGCACTGTGCTGGAAGGGCATTCGGTCGCGATCCTGCGCCACCGGTGA
- a CDS encoding serine hydrolase domain-containing protein, with protein sequence MAQKVRIPPDLIGGDVDEGYGKVADAFRRNLSSGREVGAAIAVYRDGRKVVDLWGGYRNETTRAPWQEDTVVNVFSTTKGIASVAVALAVSRGYLSYDARVADYWPEFAQAGKEAVTVRQLLAHQAGLPVIKPPLTLRELSDPPTMSAKLAAQTPAWTPGTRHGYHGITLGWYEGELIRRTDPAGRTLGRFFAEEIARPLGLDFYIGLPDSVDRDRVAYLDAWSLPQLLFHLNTMPRGLALALFNPFDLAAPSLSVAKGINDLGDFNRDELRVVEMPAVNGTGTARSIAKLYGSAATGSTELGLSAGTLAALKSPAQPPTKGLRDKVLHVDSNFTLGFNKPSPLSIFGSSGTAFGTPGAGGSFGFADPDTGIGYGYVMNKLGFHLVSDPRELALRHALFHEALGTRPQT encoded by the coding sequence ATGGCCCAAAAGGTGCGGATTCCACCCGATCTGATCGGCGGCGACGTCGACGAGGGATACGGCAAGGTCGCCGACGCTTTTCGTCGCAACCTGAGCAGCGGCCGGGAGGTCGGCGCGGCGATCGCGGTGTATCGCGACGGGCGTAAGGTCGTCGACCTGTGGGGCGGGTACCGCAACGAGACCACCCGGGCGCCGTGGCAAGAGGACACCGTCGTCAATGTCTTCTCGACTACCAAAGGCATTGCTTCGGTTGCCGTTGCGCTGGCCGTCTCTCGCGGCTACCTGTCGTATGACGCCAGAGTCGCCGATTACTGGCCCGAGTTCGCACAGGCCGGCAAGGAGGCGGTGACGGTACGTCAGCTGCTGGCCCACCAGGCCGGGCTGCCCGTCATCAAGCCGCCGCTGACACTGCGGGAACTGTCCGACCCGCCGACGATGTCGGCCAAGCTCGCCGCCCAGACGCCGGCGTGGACGCCCGGCACACGGCACGGCTACCACGGCATCACGCTCGGCTGGTACGAAGGCGAACTGATCCGCCGGACCGACCCCGCCGGGCGGACCCTGGGCCGATTCTTTGCCGAGGAGATCGCCAGGCCGCTGGGACTGGACTTCTACATCGGGCTGCCCGATTCGGTGGACCGCGATCGCGTCGCGTATTTGGACGCCTGGTCGTTGCCCCAGCTGCTTTTTCATCTGAACACGATGCCGCGCGGCCTGGCGCTGGCATTGTTCAATCCGTTCGACCTGGCGGCGCCCTCGCTCAGCGTCGCCAAGGGCATCAACGACCTGGGCGACTTCAACCGCGACGAGCTGCGCGTGGTCGAGATGCCCGCGGTCAACGGCACCGGCACCGCGCGCTCGATCGCAAAGCTGTACGGCAGCGCCGCCACCGGCAGTACCGAGCTCGGCCTGAGCGCCGGCACCCTGGCTGCCCTGAAAAGCCCCGCGCAACCACCGACAAAGGGGTTGCGCGACAAGGTGCTACACGTCGATTCCAATTTCACCCTGGGCTTCAACAAGCCCAGTCCCCTGTCCATCTTCGGATCGTCCGGGACTGCCTTTGGAACGCCGGGAGCGGGTGGTTCGTTCGGATTCGCCGATCCGGACACCGGGATCGGCTACGGCTACGTGATGAACAAGCTGGGTTTCCATCTGGTCAGTGACCCGCGGGAACTCGCGCTGCGGCACGCGCTATTCCACGAGGCACTGGGAACCAGGCCGCAAACCTGA
- a CDS encoding aminotransferase class I/II-fold pyridoxal phosphate-dependent enzyme — MPVQYSIAGTGAESIAANIEEGISSGALTPGDALPPVRELAARLGVNANTAAAAYRLLRDRGTVETSGRRGTRVRHRPATTPRSLLGLDIPAGVRDLSTGNPNPALLPIAAVPQCDSHPRRPVLYGEPAMSAALVECAGAALSADGVPAEHLAVTSGALDGIERALTAHLRPGDRVAVEDPGWANLLDLLAALGLSVDTVRVDDDGPLVAEVARALGGGARALVVTTRAQNPSGAALSAARAGELRAVLADRDVLVVEDDHCAGISGVPLHSLAGSSVHWAFVRSASKAYGPDLRLAVLAGDQRTVERVHGRLRLGPGWVSHLLQDLAVRLWSDEAASRLVGQAERRYADNRTRLRAALADRGIAAHGRSGLNVWIPVPDETVAITRLINLGWAAAPGSRFRIGTPAGIRVTIADLADAEIDPLADAIAEAIRTAGRSSV; from the coding sequence GTGCCAGTGCAATACAGCATAGCGGGGACGGGCGCGGAGTCCATCGCCGCCAACATCGAAGAAGGAATCTCCAGCGGCGCCCTGACGCCCGGTGACGCGCTGCCCCCGGTGCGCGAACTGGCCGCACGACTCGGCGTGAACGCCAACACCGCCGCCGCGGCCTATCGCCTGCTGCGCGATCGCGGGACCGTCGAAACCTCGGGGCGCCGCGGTACCCGGGTGCGACACCGCCCGGCGACAACGCCGCGCTCGCTGCTCGGGCTGGACATCCCCGCGGGTGTTCGCGACCTGTCGACCGGAAACCCGAATCCGGCCCTGCTACCTATTGCTGCTGTACCGCAATGTGATTCGCATCCTCGACGCCCGGTGCTCTATGGGGAGCCGGCCATGTCGGCGGCACTGGTCGAGTGCGCCGGTGCGGCTTTGAGTGCCGACGGCGTTCCCGCCGAGCACCTCGCGGTGACTAGCGGGGCGCTCGACGGCATTGAACGGGCACTCACCGCGCACCTGCGCCCCGGCGACCGGGTTGCCGTCGAGGATCCGGGCTGGGCCAACCTACTGGATTTGCTTGCCGCGCTGGGCCTTTCGGTCGATACGGTGCGCGTGGACGACGACGGCCCGCTGGTCGCCGAGGTCGCACGGGCGCTGGGTGGCGGGGCGCGTGCGCTGGTCGTCACCACGCGCGCGCAGAACCCGTCCGGTGCGGCGCTATCCGCGGCGCGCGCCGGCGAACTACGCGCGGTGTTGGCGGACCGAGACGTTCTGGTCGTGGAGGACGATCACTGCGCCGGCATCTCCGGTGTTCCGTTGCACTCGCTGGCCGGATCGAGCGTTCATTGGGCATTCGTGCGGTCGGCGTCGAAGGCCTACGGTCCCGACCTGCGGCTGGCCGTCCTCGCCGGAGATCAGCGCACCGTCGAGCGGGTACACGGACGACTGCGGCTGGGACCCGGGTGGGTGAGCCATCTGCTGCAGGATCTTGCGGTGCGGTTGTGGTCCGACGAGGCGGCGTCGCGTCTCGTCGGACAAGCCGAGCGGCGCTACGCGGACAACAGAACCCGGCTACGCGCGGCGCTGGCCGACCGCGGGATCGCCGCGCACGGCCGTTCCGGGCTCAACGTCTGGATCCCGGTGCCCGACGAGACGGTGGCCATCACGCGGCTGATCAATTTGGGGTGGGCCGCCGCGCCCGGTTCACGATTCCGGATCGGCACGCCGGCCGGAATTCGGGTCACTATCGCCGATTTGGCCGACGCCGAGATCGATCCGCTCGCCGACGCGATCGCTGAGGCGATCCGCACCGCCGGCCGATCCAGCGTGTAG
- a CDS encoding pyridoxamine 5'-phosphate oxidase family protein gives MDYEPTSHTTPTRYRERARYDRDTVHRILDEALICHLGYLGDGRPVVLPTTHARVGETPYIHGSTGSGPMLAAKLAGLPVCVTTTLVDGLVLARSAMHHSLNYRSVVVMGTARLVDDPDEKRRAFDALLDHVRPGRAADCRPPNARELAATAVLALDLVEVSAKVRDGRVADDPEDIALPHWAGVVPLRLVAEPPQRAPDLDPATPLPDYLA, from the coding sequence ATGGACTACGAACCGACGTCGCACACCACGCCCACCCGCTACCGGGAGCGCGCCCGCTACGACCGCGATACCGTCCATCGCATCCTGGACGAGGCCCTGATCTGTCACCTGGGGTATCTGGGTGACGGCCGGCCGGTGGTCTTGCCGACCACGCACGCGCGCGTCGGCGAGACCCCGTACATCCACGGCTCGACCGGCAGCGGTCCGATGCTCGCCGCGAAGCTGGCCGGCCTGCCCGTCTGCGTCACCACCACCCTGGTCGACGGGCTGGTGCTGGCCCGCTCGGCGATGCACCACTCACTGAACTACCGCTCGGTCGTCGTGATGGGCACGGCACGCCTGGTCGACGACCCCGACGAGAAGCGGCGGGCATTCGACGCGCTGCTCGACCACGTGCGCCCTGGGCGCGCCGCCGACTGCCGGCCGCCGAACGCGCGGGAACTCGCCGCGACGGCAGTGCTGGCCCTCGACCTCGTCGAAGTGTCGGCGAAGGTGCGCGACGGCCGCGTGGCCGACGATCCGGAGGACATCGCGCTACCGCACTGGGCCGGAGTGGTCCCACTGCGACTGGTCGCCGAACCACCGCAACGCGCGCCCGACCTGGACCCCGCTACCCCGCTGCCGGACTATCTGGCCTGA
- the ilvA gene encoding threonine ammonia-lyase, producing the protein MSAEPSRPPSMSTTPHVLSAADIDSAAQRIAAVVTPTPLQYSDRLSAITGAQVYLKREDLQIVRSYKLRGAYNLLVQLSDAEIGAGVVCSSAGNHAQGFAYACRTLGVHGRVYVPAKTPKQKRDRIRYHGGNFIDLIVGGSTYDLAAEAALDDVKRTGATLVPPYDDVRTMAGQGTIAVEMLEQLGGEPDLVVVPVGGGGCIAGITSYLSERTTNTSVLGVEPAGAAAMMAALAAGEPVTLDHVDQFVDGAAVKRAGTLTHAALAAAGDMVSITTVDEGAVCTAMLDLYQNEGIIAEPAGALSVTGVLEADIEPGSTVVCLISGGNNDVSRYGEVLERSLVHLGLKHYFLVDFPQEPGALRRFLDDVLGPNDDITLFEYVKRNNRETGEALVGIQLGSSAELDDLLDRMRDTEIHFETLQPGSPAYRYLLL; encoded by the coding sequence GTGTCCGCTGAACCGAGCCGTCCCCCCAGCATGTCAACGACGCCGCATGTGCTTTCGGCTGCCGACATTGACAGCGCTGCGCAGCGGATTGCCGCGGTAGTCACACCCACCCCGCTGCAGTACAGCGATCGGCTGTCGGCGATCACCGGCGCGCAGGTCTACCTCAAGCGCGAGGACCTGCAGATCGTGCGGTCCTACAAGCTGCGCGGCGCCTACAACCTGCTGGTGCAGTTGTCCGACGCGGAGATCGGCGCCGGCGTGGTCTGCTCCTCGGCCGGCAACCACGCGCAGGGGTTCGCCTACGCCTGCCGGACCCTGGGCGTGCACGGCCGCGTCTACGTGCCGGCCAAGACGCCCAAACAGAAGCGCGACCGGATCCGCTACCACGGGGGCAACTTCATCGACCTGATCGTGGGCGGATCGACGTACGACCTTGCCGCCGAGGCGGCGCTCGACGACGTGAAGCGCACCGGCGCGACGCTGGTGCCGCCATACGATGACGTGCGCACCATGGCCGGCCAGGGCACCATCGCCGTCGAAATGCTCGAGCAGCTCGGCGGCGAACCCGACCTGGTGGTGGTTCCGGTCGGCGGCGGTGGCTGCATCGCGGGCATCACGTCCTATCTGTCCGAGCGGACGACCAACACATCGGTGCTGGGTGTCGAACCGGCCGGGGCCGCGGCCATGATGGCCGCGCTGGCCGCCGGGGAGCCGGTGACGCTGGATCACGTCGACCAGTTCGTCGACGGCGCCGCGGTAAAGCGGGCGGGGACGCTGACGCATGCCGCCCTGGCCGCCGCGGGCGACATGGTGTCGATCACGACCGTCGACGAGGGCGCGGTCTGCACCGCGATGCTCGACCTCTATCAGAACGAGGGCATCATCGCCGAGCCCGCGGGCGCGCTGTCCGTCACCGGCGTGCTGGAAGCCGACATCGAGCCCGGGTCCACCGTCGTCTGCCTGATCTCGGGCGGCAACAACGACGTGTCGCGCTACGGCGAGGTACTCGAGCGCTCACTGGTCCACCTCGGGCTCAAGCATTATTTTCTGGTGGACTTCCCGCAGGAGCCCGGTGCGTTGCGCCGATTCCTCGACGACGTGCTCGGACCCAACGACGACATCACCCTGTTCGAGTACGTCAAGCGCAACAACCGCGAGACCGGTGAGGCGCTGGTCGGTATTCAACTGGGTTCCTCGGCCGAGCTGGACGACCTGCTGGATCGGATGCGCGACACCGAGATTCACTTCGAGACGCTGCAGCCGGGCTCGCCGGCCTATCGCTACCTGCTGCTGTAA